The Nitrososphaerales archaeon DNA window TCGGCCCGGTCTTCGGCAGGGCTCACCTGCTGGGACTGCCTATCTCGAGAAAGTACGGGGACGGTCAGGGTGCAGACATTGTCACATACGCGCTCGCGATTGAGAGAATCGGCAGGGAGGGCACAGGCGTCAGGACATTCTTCTCGGTCCACATAGCCCTCTGCCAGCTCACAATCCAGATGTGGGGCAACGATGAGCAGAAAGAGAGGTTCCTGACCCCTGCCACTAGGGGAGAGAAGCTCCTCGCGTTCGGACTGACGGAGCCGGGAGCGGGGAGTGACCCAGCCTCGCTGACGACGTCGTTCGAAGAGAGGGGCGGAAGGTTCGTGCTCAGCGGACAGAAGATGTGGATTTCCAACGGTTCAATTGCAGACAGCGTCCTGATCTACGCATACCCGAAGGGGAGACGGGAAGAGATGTGCGCCTTCATCGTGGATGCAGGCGCCCCCGGATTCACGGCGAAACCAATCGAACACAAGTTAGGGCTCCCGACGGCAGACACGGCGACGATCTACCTTGACAAGGTCGAGGTGCCTAAGGAGAACCTGCTGGGCCCGCGTGGTAGGGGGCTCTCGGTCGCCTACTCTGGTCTGATGAGCGGGAGGCTGAGCGTCGCAGCCGGCTGCGTCGGCGTAATCCAAGACTGCCTCGACGAGGCTGTCAGATACTCTGGCGTGAGGGTGCAGCACGGCAAGAAGATAGGGAGGCACCAGCTCGTACAGAGGCATATCGGCATCATCTCAACGAACCTGGACGCGGCGAAATGGTTGCTGCTGAGGGCGGCATTCCTGAAGCAGAAGTATGAGGAGAAGCCCGAGGACATGGGACTCAGGGACCAGACCGACCTGGCAATCACAAAAGCGAAGTACTTCGCTGCCAACGCCTCCTTCGACGCTGCGAATAGGGCTGTGCAGGTCTTCGGGGCCAACGGCTACTCGCTTGAGAACAGGCCTGCCAGACACCTTGCTGACACCAGGGTAACCTCAATCTACGAGGGGACTAACGAGATACTCGAGCAGAAGATAGCCCTGGGCTCGCTCGGCAAGGACTTCCAGGCCTACTCTTGACTGCCTGCCGGAGGTGTGAAGTGGCATCAACACGAAGATTGCAGCTCTGGCTCTCGCTGTCCTAGCAGTGGTCGTTGTCGCAGGCATTGCCGTGTACGGCCTCCGTCCCACAGGGCCAGGAAACTGCCTGCTGCTGGGCGGGAGCGGTGCCCTGAGGAGCAACCTAAAGGCGTCAAGCTTCGGAGCAGTGACAGAGTACCAGCTTCCCACACCATCGAGGTGGTCAAACGCGATTGCTGCTGCGCCCGACGGTTCAGTTTGGTTCGGCGAGCAGTCCGTCCCGGGGGCTGGGCACCTCTACGCCAACGGGACGCTTGTGGAGTACCCCTGGCCGTCAGCGAGCAGGGGGACGAGCACCTGCGGCTACAGGACGGGAATCTGGGGCGTGGCTCTCTGGAACGGGATGGTGTGGGGTACTGACTTCGACGGGAGTGCCCTGGTCGGGCTGAATCCTGCGACCGGCTCGACGACTGTCATCAACGTATCAGAGAGGGCACCGTTTCCGTACACCCTCGCGACCGCCCCCGATGGCTCGCTGTGGTTCACCTCGCTCTCAAGCGCGCCTGTGCTTGGCAGAGTTTCGCAGAACCTCTCGGTCGCAACCTTCGGTGTCGCACTTCCCAAGGGGGAGGTGCCGGCCCAAGCGCAGTTCGTCAGCGCGACGCAAGCCTACTTCGTTGCAATCGACCCGGCTGCCAACTCCGGGGGTGTCTACACTTTCGACCCGCAGAACATTGCAGGGACAATCAACCCCGCGCGGGTGGGCAGCGGATTCGAGCTCTTCTCGCCCAACAGCGTTTCGGTCTCTGGGGGAAAAGTCTGGGTCGTTCAGCACTACCCTTCCAGCGTTGCATCCTACGACCTAGACTCCGCGGTTTGGACGCTCTACCCAACCTCCATAGAGAACTACACGACGACAACCCTGCCGTACTTCATACAAGCGAACGGGAGCAAAGTCTGGTTCAACGAGCATTACGGCAACAAGATCGCGATGATCGACACGCTCAGCCAAACGATGACAGAGTACAGCGAAGCGAATCCTCCGATAAGCAACGGGAGCGACATCCAGAACGACCTGACGGTCGCTCTCGCGAAGGGAGGGCTCTGGTTCACATCCACCACGGGGAACTATGTCGGGTTTGTCAATGCCACGTTCCATCCTTCTTTTGCCGTAGATGCGGACGGAGGCAATAGTAGCGCAACAGTCCTTCCCGGCCACGAGGCAAGGTTTGCCCTGACAGTGAGCGGCAGTTGGACGACCGCCCTGAAGGTGCAAGTCTCTGACTCGGAAGGCGCCACCGGTGTGCCAAAACTCATCACCGTCACGACGGGCGAGTCTACTCTCGCACCGGGGACCGGTCCTGTCAGTCTGCAGGTCGCACTGGAGACGGGTGCAGCTCTGAAGCAGGGCCGATACACCGTGGCCGTGACAGTGACGAACGGGCTCGTCTATCAGACAGCCTACCTGTTCCTGACGGTACCGTGACCAGAACAGAGTGTTCTGCGAACTAGAAATAATATCCGTGCCCGCCGATGGTTAGGCGAGAACTGTTGAGATCGTCTCGCCTCTTCGCGGCCATGGTGATTCTGGCTGTCTGCACGGTCGCTGTCGTAAACGGTCCACTCTTCGCAGGAGGCAGCGCTGGGCAGCGGCATAGCGCCTCAAGCACTTTCGTCGAATCTGTCCAAGGGCTGAGGCTGTACCTCTCGGTCAACACCACAACTCCTGCTCTGGGGCGCGCGGTTCAGGTCAGAGTGGAAGAGTTCAACACGCTATCCGCCCCGAACAACGTTTCGAGAGGACAATCGTGGACAATCGAAGGGCTCGGGATGACAGCGTGCTACTCTTCGGTCTATCCCTTCGGCGTCGCCCTCTTCGAGGGGACCTACACCGCAGCGAACGTCACCCAAGCGAAGCCGCTCGAGATGTTCCCGATCGTTCCATGCCCGCTGCTCATCAGGCTGATAACGGGATACTCCTTTGAGGCGCAAAGCTCGGCCGCAGTGGTCCTACCCGGGAACGGGCCGGCCCTCCCGATGGTGGCCAACGCCACGCTCGCAGGGACGTATTCAGCAGACTCGGCCACAACGCCACTGTCGCTTCCGCCAGGTGCGTACACAATAGTGGCGGGGGACGAATGGGGATCTCTCGCGTTTCTCTACTTCAACGTCGAGTAACATCTTGACCGCTTACGGGTGCTGGTTCACCCGAAGACCTTGAGCAGGACCATTGCGAGAGCGATGGCAAGGACACTCCCCACGACGCCCTCGAGTATCTTCTCGAAGCGTCCCGCCTGCTCCGTTATTTGACTCTCGGCTCCGCTCTTGAGCATCTTGTAGGGGCGAGAGGCATTTGCCTCAAGGTAGGCCGTTGCGAGACCGAAGAGGCCTCCAGCGAGGGCAGGGATACTCAGGCCGTTGGTCTGCATGACATACCCCGCGACCACAGGTAGAAAGCCCCAGCTGAACGCGAACCACCCTTCGGAGTGGAAGCGAGAATGGAACAGTTCTAGGTTGTAGGCGAAAAGGAAGAACAGCTCAGCTGCGCCCACGACGAAGAGCCACGGGGCGTAGAGGACAGAGTAGGCAGCGCCCAAGGCAAGGGCTGGAATCAGAGACGAGAGTGCGAGGACGGCGAGCTGACGATTGGAAAGCAACGTACCCCACGGCCTGTTTGGGCCCATCGCGTCGAGTGCGTGGGCCGATATCCCTACCGCCAGGACGTACACGCCAACCAGAACGGCCACCCTGTCCCAGTGGACGCTGGAGGGCAGCGTTGAGCCGATCACGACGTAGCTTGCGTTCATCAGGGTGTACGGGAGGAAGCTCATTCCCACCAGAAGCCTGAATCGTCTCGGACCGAAACGAGGGACGTACCATTCGTTCTCCCGGCTCCTTCCCACTTCGGGCTGCGTCAATGCTGGCTTCTCCGAGCTTCGGGTTCCTTGGTCTGTCTCGTCTCCCGTTCTTGAGCCCCTTTGGATATAAGCTTCCACCAAGGTGGGTTCAGCCGAAGTGCAGCACCTCGAGGTGGACGAAGCGGAGGGACTGAAAGCCGTGTCGAGCAGGCTCTTCCACGGGCTGGCGGACTCGTACGACAGGATCCTGGACGGGGCCACCTTGCTGCAGGACAGGTACTGGAAGAGATGGGCTGTAGAGAGATCAGTCCTAGGGAGGTCGGAGGCAGTTCTCGACGTTGGATGCGGGACATGCGTGATGGAAGAGCGGCTCGAGGGTGCCGGCTGCCAGGTCGTCGGGCTCGACCTCTCGGACTGGATGCTCCGAATCGGCCTGAGGAAGAGGTTGGGTTGCTCCGGCGCCCTCCTGAACGCGGACGCTGAGGCGCTGCCCTTCCCCGAGGCCTCCTTCGATGTCGTCGTTTCATGCTACGCAGTGAAGTATTGCGACCTGGAGAGGTTCTCGTCAGAGGTGTCACGCGTCCTGAAGCCGGGAGGACGCGCAGTAATCTACGACTTCGTCAGGCCGAAGGGACCCATGTCTCCAATCCTCTCTGTCTACATCTACGGTTTCTTGAAGGTCGCAGAAGGTCTGCTCAGGCGAGTGGACTCTGGCGTCTCTTACACGTTCGAAGCGCTACCGGAGATCATACGAAGGACAACGTGGAACGACGAACTTACAACGATTCTCCGGGGACACAACCTTGTCGTGGTCGAACGGGCCGTCCTCTCTGGCGGTGCGGTGGAAGGCTTCGTCGCCCAGAGGCAACTGCAGGCCCAAGTGTGAAGTCGCTCTCGCTTCCACGGACGGCTAGCGTTTAGATATGAAGCCGGGGAGAGCAGGCTCGGCCGCTGCCAATGAAATGGGTCACACGGGAGAAGGCTAAGGTTGACAGAATCGCGTGCCCCTGGCTGATCAAGAGGTTCGTCGACCCAACAGCGGAGTTCCACTTCGTGCCCGCCGAGAAGGTCCTCGAGGTGTCTCGAAGGGAGGGAGCGACCGCGTTCGACGCCCAGGGCGCAGAGTTGACCCACTACAAGGAAGGCGGGAAGGAGTACGTCAGCTTCGACGCCATCATCAGGAAGTTCGGCCTGAAGGACCCAGCCCTGCTAGAACTAGCCAGAATTGTCAGGGGGGCTGACGCCAAAATCCCAGACGCTCCGCCGGAATCTGCTGGTCTGGAAGCAGCGGCGATTGGATTCAGGACGCGCGCGAAGGACGACTTTGAGAACATGCGACTCCAATTCCCCTTGTACGATGCGCTGTATGAATACTGCAGTTCGAAAGAGAGGGGTGCGGCAAGGCTAGAGCACGCTGTCTAGCAGGTGCGCAACCTCGGGTGCTTCTATGCAATCCAGGATACTGCCGCTGTACGTCGTCAAGGCGACAAGGGTCTACGTCTCCGGATTGCTCAGCATCCTTGTGCCCTCCTACCTGACGGTCGAGGGATACTCTGCCCTCTTCGTCGGACTGGTCCTCGTTGCCATCTTAGCTGGAAACGCGTTCTCGAACATAGTGCTGGCCTCGCTTGAGGCCCAGATTGGGAGGAGGCGCGCCCTCATCTTCTTCAGCGTCTTGATGATTATCTCGGGACTCACCCTTGCCCTCACTCCTGCGCCCTTCCTGATACTCGCAGCTTGCTTCATCGGGAACATCAGCCCGACGGGGACTGAAGCGGGTCCTTTCCAGTCGGTGGAGGCAGGAATCCTGCCAGACTTGGCAGGAGCCTCTGGCACAACCAAGGCGTTCGGCGTGTACAACTTGGTGGGCTATCTTGCCGCCTCGATCGGCTCGTTCACCGCCGGCGCGCCAGACTACTTGGGCGGGGGCCTGCTTGTCTACAAGGGACTGTTCGTAATCTTCGCGCTGGTAGGTGTACTCCTGGCGGTCGTCTACTCCAGACTCCGCGGAATCGAACCTGTCGGACCCGAGGGTCAGAAAGCGGGCCTAGCAAACCTCGACCCGCAGACCAGGCGCGAGGTCATCACACTCTCAGCGCTCTTCTCTGCTGATGCCTTCGGTGGCAGCTTCGTTTCGGTATACGTTCTGTCCTACTGGTTCCAGCAGAGCTACCACGCCCATGTTTCACTGCTCGGGACAGTCTTCCTTGTCACGAACCTCATCGCAGCGGTCTCCATTTACGGGGCGGCCCTCATTGCCACCAGGTTCGGAAACCTCAGGACTATGTTCACAACTCATCTAGTCTCCAACGTCTTTCTGCTCCTCATTCCATTCGCAGGTACGCTCCTGGGTGCGCTCGCGCTGCTTTTCGTCCGGCAGAGCATGTCCCAGATGGATGTCCCGACGCGACAGTCTTTCATGACGGAGCTGTTCGGTCAGAAGGACAGGGTAACGGCGAACGCTGTGACAAATACGTCGAGGAGCATCAGCGCCTTCGCGGGGGGGCCCTTTAGCGCAGCCATGTTCGCCTATGGTCTGCTCTCTGCGCCGCTCCTCTTGGGTGGGGTCTCGAAGGTCGTGTATGACCTGCTCATCTTCGGGATGTACAGAAGAAGATACAGGTGAGGAAGCAGCGCGTCGAACCCGTGAGGTTCACATCCTAACCTACCGTTGGCGGACTGATGCCAGAGCTCGGTCGAGGTCCGCAATCAGGTCTTCGACGTCCTCTATCCCTGTAGAGTAGCGGACCAGAGCCTCTGGTATGCCCATCGCCGCGCGGTCGCGCGCGCTTACCTCGACGTGGCTGGTGGTGGCGGGCGACCCGACAGTGGTCTCGACCGCGCCCAGGTTCGCCGCGCGATGCGCCAGCCTGAGTTTCGGGAGGAAAGTCTTCAGAGCGCGGTGGCCGCCCTTCAGAGTGAAGCTCAGGACGCCCCCGAATCCTCCTCGCATCTGCCGCCTCGCGACCTCGTGCTGGGGATGGGACTTGAGCCCGGGATAGTAGACCTCCCTCACCGCGTCGTGACCCTCTAGGTGCTCGGCGATCTTCATGGCGTTCGCGTTCTGTCTCTCCACCCTAATCTGCAGTGTCTTGAGGCCTCGGAGCAGAAGGTAGGCGGCGAAGGGATCCAGAGCCGCCCCGTTTATCTCCCTGAAGTGGAACACCTTCTTCACATGGGCTTTCTGGCCGCAGAAGATTCCGCCGAGCGCGTCCGCGTGTCCGCCTAGGAACTTCGACGCGCTGTGAATAACGGCGTCGGATCCGAGTTTCAGGGGTAGCTGGTTCACAGGTGTGGCAAACGTGTTGTCTGTCAAGACCGTGGTCCCGCCTGCGTGTGCGGCCTCGGCCACACGAGCGATATCCACGACCTTGAGGGTCGGGTTGGTGGGAGTCTCAAGGTAGACGACCTTGCATCCCTTCGCGACCTCCTTCTCAATCTGCTCAATGTCGGTTGTATCGCAGAAGGTTACCTTGACTCCAATCTCCGGAAGGAATTCACGGAAGAGCTGATTCGTGCCGCCGTATGTGTCCTTTATTGTGACGACGCGGTCCCCAGGTCTCAAAATCGTGTAAAGGGCGTTGCTTATCGCAGCCATCCCAGAGGCAAAGCTGACGGCAGCTTCCGCGCCCTCGAGGGCCCTGACCTTCTCCTCAAGCGCCGAGACCGTGGGGTTGGTGTTCCTGCTGTAGATGTGGCCGCGCCTGCGTCCTAGGGCGACGTTATGCCACTCCTCAAAGTCCTTGTAGCTGAAAGCCACACTTTGGACGATTGGAACCTGCGTTGGTCCACCGACAGAGGACCCCTCTTCGCCGGCCCATAGCGCTCGCGTCCCGATTCCCGATTCTCGGAGAATATCCTTCATCGCAATTCTTTGCGCTGTCGGTTGGATATTAATGGGTTCCCAAGTAGAAGCAAAGTGCGAAAAGTCTGAGAGGCGCCCAGGCCGGGATTTTCGTCGCGCGGATTTCGAACCCGGGTCACTGGCGTGACAGGCCAGCATACTGGACCATTGTACGGATGACCCTCTATACGACCTGGGCGTCGATGGTTCTGACCCCGCGAGGGTGTTTTAAGTTTACATTCGCACCTTCTACTTTTCAGACCAGAACCGTTGCTTGGGAGACAATACGCATGGCTGGACCACACACCTAGCCCAGGACAAGTGAAGGTCGTGAGGAAACAAGCCCTGCCACAGATTCCTGGCTAGGGATAATGCGAAGTCACGTGGTCATCGCAAACATCGATCTGAAGCTACGTCTCATGGTATTCGAGGCGTCGCGTCAGCTTTCATGATTCTGTTCGTGGCTCAACCTTGGCCGGGACGGGCCCATCCCAGCCGCCGGGGAACAAGAAGCAGGACTGAGCCAACCATGCAGCCCAGTAGGACTGCGACTAGAATTGCACTCGAGGGACTAGCCGCATTGGCAACTGTGATAGTTTGGACACCGGTGATTGTTGCAAGGCGGGTAATCGCTGTGGTCGTGGTTGTTGTTGTCGTGACAGGATCCGTATTGGCAATGGTGATAGTTTGGACGGCGGTGCTTGTTGTAACTCGTGTGATGGCTGTGGTCGTGGTTGTTGTGGTTGTCGTGGCTGGATTGGATTGCGATGCGGACGTTGCTCCTCCGAAAAGAGTGCCGTTCGGGAAGGTCAGGGGGTAATGGTCGGAGACGAATGGCCCCGGTAGCTGCAGCGGAGGTCCCGGAGACTGCGAGAAGTCGAAGGCTTCCATCAGGTTGTTGGCGGAGGCGTCCCTGCTCGCAAGCGGTGGCAGGGAATAGACTGTCTCGACGAACTTCAAGATGGATGTGAAGTCGCCCTGCGTGTGGTCGATGTAGCCCTGTTTCACGTAGGGAGATATTATCAGGCAGGGAACCCTGAACCCGTAGCCGAACTGGTCCACCTGAGGAGGTGGAACATGGTCGTACCATCCTCCCCAGTCGTCCCACGTCAAGAAGATGGCCGTCGAGTTCCAATAAGGACTGGCCATCACGGAGTTGATAATCGACACCACGTCTTGTTCCCCACTGGAAATATCGTAGGGTGGGTGCTCACTCTCCTCGTCAGTTGCTGGCATTATCCAGGAAACACCTGGAAGCTTGTGGTCCGCTACATCTGTGGCGAATTGTCCGGGGGGAGCGAGATTCCGCATCCTTGCTTGATTGCTCTTGAATGATGCGAAACCGGGCAGCGGGTTCCAGTTGTTCAGATAGTAATAGCCCCCAGCGTAGTACTTCCAAGTGATGTGACTGGCGTCGAGCTCATCCACTATCGACTTGAAGTAGAACGTGTTGTCGTGTACATTGCTTGAGGTGAAGTTGATGAAACCAGCGTTAGCACTACCAACCAAACCGCCCGACTGTCCAGCGATCAGATAGAGGTGATTGGGGAGGCTCGCCGTCATGACCGGGGTGTAGAAGTTGTCGAGCAGGACGAACTGAGACGCGTAATCCCAGTAGTAGGGAATGAGCGAGGGGTTGAAGTGACCCATGGTCAGATTCGAGTTGGACGCAGTCACAAAGCCGTCCATGCTCCCGTTGTCGTAGGCTTGATGGGCGCACGTCCAGTCGTGGCAGAGGTCGTGGGCAATAGTCGTGGTATTGATCATGAACGGCTTGACGAGCTTCGCGGTCGTGGAGTTATTCGTCGATGGTTGAGGCGTCGCGCCTGCGATTCCGTTCGCCCCTGGGTATGTACCGAAGTAGTTGTCGAAGGTGTGGTTCTCCTCGACTATGATGACTACGTGCTGAATTGGAGGCTTGCCGGGCACCCCGCCAACTGAGAGCGGAAACGACGAGATGATCAAGAGGAACGACAAAGTGACTACGAGCATGCCCTGAACGATGGGGCTCCCAGGGGCTGACTTGCGCAAAGGAACGTCGGAACGATCTGGGCTTCCTGCTCGAAATGCATTGCGGAGCGCGAATACAGATTTCAGGACTAGATTCAAAACGCATCAGGTCGTGCGAAGCCAGGAGCCATGACTGGGGCGGGGACCACACCAGGAACGAAAACTCCGACAGCTACTATCATGTACAAAGCGGCTACCACGAACAGGAAATCGTACCCCCGCCTTCGTCCTCCTAGGTAGAGGTGTCCGAGGTCGAATGTGCCGAGCAGACGGGGAATCGCAGTCGGGAAAAACGCCAAACCATTGCTCTTTCCTTGCATTTCATGTTCAGACTTGAGTAGGCGAATTAGGGTATTAACGAAGATGCCGATTCTCACAGACGGAATGGTATAAACGAGCAGACGGGGTCGAATCCGAAGGGGGACAGGGGAATCGAACCTGAATGGATGCGGGCCCGACGGGACACGCTTCAAAAATGAAGCTAGAAATGGGTTCGAATGACAGGTTCATGCCTCAATGGACTCGAACCCCCTGCGCTAATCCGAGAACTCACATCGAATATCTGACGAAGCGTTAGCACGGGCCCGATGGGGCCCGACCTTGCACTCGGTCGAAAAGAGGATATTGAACCGTGGCACGTCGAGAGCTTGTTCAGATGCTCGGATCTGCGTTGGCTCCTGTTCACCAGGCAGGTTTTCTTTCGCTTTACTTGGCTCGTAGGAGCAACGCAAAGATCAAAGAGGCGAGTGTAAGAGCGGAGGACAGGAAGAAGAGGGGCTCCCAGCCGGACGATATGGATACAACTTCGTAGGCCAGAATCAGGACGAGCCCCCCCATTTGCGAGAACTCCCATACGACTGCATTCGCCACTCCCACAGCCCGCCCCTCCAAAGAGCGTGCGGATAGCTCCAGCCCCAGGGGCAGCGCCGAGACGAAGAAGAATCCGAGGACGAGGAGTACCACCGCGATTAGAATGGTCTCGGTGAGGACACCCAGAAGGTACCACAGCACACTGGAGGCGGCGAGGCAGACAAGCAGAGGACGTTTCAATGTGTGGTACCTATCGGCAAGAGCAGGAATCACGACCGACCCGATGACTCCTCCGATGATCAGTAGGCTGCCTAGTGGACCCGCCAGGTCCGCGCCGATGCTCTTCGTGGCGAGCATGGGTTGAATCCATGTGGCGACGGCGTTGAAAATCCCAAGACCGATGAAGAACAGGATTGACAGGACGACGATATTCTTGTTCCGCAATACGTCGAGGATTCGGGTGACAGTGACACGTTCTTCCACCTCGACGCCCTTCTTTCTCTCTTTGCCGAGTACGTAGAAGGCTAGCAGGGCTAAGAGAGACAGGCCGCCGTAGGCGAGGAGAGCTGGGACGAACCCCAACATCTCGACCAAGGATGGTGTCAGTCCGAGGCCTATGAGGATGCCAATGAACAAAGAAAGGGTCCCGATGCCCGTTGCCAGAGCAGCTTCGCTTTCTGGGAACCAGGCCCTGACAAGCTTGGAGATGCTGTTGAGGATGAATGGTTGCCCGAGGCCGCCGACGGCCTGTAACGCCAACACCATCGGGAAGCTGGACGAAAGGGAGCGTGTCACGCCGGAGAAGGCCAGCAATGCCGCCCCCAAGAGTACCGCGCGGCGGAAGCCAAAGGCGTCGATGACGTAACCCGCAGGTATTGACATGATGACATACACGAGGAGGTAGACGGCCGAGAGGAGACCAACGTCGCCTACGGACACCCCGAATACATTCGACGCCTGAGAATCTATAGGTGAGAATGTGATCCACAGAACTTGAG harbors:
- a CDS encoding acyl-CoA dehydrogenase family protein gives rise to the protein MLEQDEFACLSKMDFDISDEQGMILEQVDRACKQIRPIEDKCYLERRLNDQVGPVFGRAHLLGLPISRKYGDGQGADIVTYALAIERIGREGTGVRTFFSVHIALCQLTIQMWGNDEQKERFLTPATRGEKLLAFGLTEPGAGSDPASLTTSFEERGGRFVLSGQKMWISNGSIADSVLIYAYPKGRREEMCAFIVDAGAPGFTAKPIEHKLGLPTADTATIYLDKVEVPKENLLGPRGRGLSVAYSGLMSGRLSVAAGCVGVIQDCLDEAVRYSGVRVQHGKKIGRHQLVQRHIGIISTNLDAAKWLLLRAAFLKQKYEEKPEDMGLRDQTDLAITKAKYFAANASFDAANRAVQVFGANGYSLENRPARHLADTRVTSIYEGTNEILEQKIALGSLGKDFQAYS
- a CDS encoding chromate resistance protein; the encoded protein is MKWVTREKAKVDRIACPWLIKRFVDPTAEFHFVPAEKVLEVSRREGATAFDAQGAELTHYKEGGKEYVSFDAIIRKFGLKDPALLELARIVRGADAKIPDAPPESAGLEAAAIGFRTRAKDDFENMRLQFPLYDALYEYCSSKERGAARLEHAV
- a CDS encoding cystathionine gamma-synthase family protein, whose product is MKDILRESGIGTRALWAGEEGSSVGGPTQVPIVQSVAFSYKDFEEWHNVALGRRRGHIYSRNTNPTVSALEEKVRALEGAEAAVSFASGMAAISNALYTILRPGDRVVTIKDTYGGTNQLFREFLPEIGVKVTFCDTTDIEQIEKEVAKGCKVVYLETPTNPTLKVVDIARVAEAAHAGGTTVLTDNTFATPVNQLPLKLGSDAVIHSASKFLGGHADALGGIFCGQKAHVKKVFHFREINGAALDPFAAYLLLRGLKTLQIRVERQNANAMKIAEHLEGHDAVREVYYPGLKSHPQHEVARRQMRGGFGGVLSFTLKGGHRALKTFLPKLRLAHRAANLGAVETTVGSPATTSHVEVSARDRAAMGIPEALVRYSTGIEDVEDLIADLDRALASVRQR
- a CDS encoding alkaline phosphatase family protein is translated as MLVVTLSFLLIISSFPLSVGGVPGKPPIQHVVIIVEENHTFDNYFGTYPGANGIAGATPQPSTNNSTTAKLVKPFMINTTTIAHDLCHDWTCAHQAYDNGSMDGFVTASNSNLTMGHFNPSLIPYYWDYASQFVLLDNFYTPVMTASLPNHLYLIAGQSGGLVGSANAGFINFTSSNVHDNTFYFKSIVDELDASHITWKYYAGGYYYLNNWNPLPGFASFKSNQARMRNLAPPGQFATDVADHKLPGVSWIMPATDEESEHPPYDISSGEQDVVSIINSVMASPYWNSTAIFLTWDDWGGWYDHVPPPQVDQFGYGFRVPCLIISPYVKQGYIDHTQGDFTSILKFVETVYSLPPLASRDASANNLMEAFDFSQSPGPPLQLPGPFVSDHYPLTFPNGTLFGGATSASQSNPATTTTTTTTTAITRVTTSTAVQTITIANTDPVTTTTTTTTAITRLATITGVQTITVANAASPSSAILVAVLLGCMVGSVLLLVPRRLGWARPGQG
- a CDS encoding methyltransferase domain-containing protein, which gives rise to MQHLEVDEAEGLKAVSSRLFHGLADSYDRILDGATLLQDRYWKRWAVERSVLGRSEAVLDVGCGTCVMEERLEGAGCQVVGLDLSDWMLRIGLRKRLGCSGALLNADAEALPFPEASFDVVVSCYAVKYCDLERFSSEVSRVLKPGGRAVIYDFVRPKGPMSPILSVYIYGFLKVAEGLLRRVDSGVSYTFEALPEIIRRTTWNDELTTILRGHNLVVVERAVLSGGAVEGFVAQRQLQAQV
- a CDS encoding MFS transporter, translating into MEAAPASSRWGVLAAYMLTGIVSQVLWITFSPIDSQASNVFGVSVGDVGLLSAVYLLVYVIMSIPAGYVIDAFGFRRAVLLGAALLAFSGVTRSLSSSFPMVLALQAVGGLGQPFILNSISKLVRAWFPESEAALATGIGTLSLFIGILIGLGLTPSLVEMLGFVPALLAYGGLSLLALLAFYVLGKERKKGVEVEERVTVTRILDVLRNKNIVVLSILFFIGLGIFNAVATWIQPMLATKSIGADLAGPLGSLLIIGGVIGSVVIPALADRYHTLKRPLLVCLAASSVLWYLLGVLTETILIAVVLLVLGFFFVSALPLGLELSARSLEGRAVGVANAVVWEFSQMGGLVLILAYEVVSISSGWEPLFFLSSALTLASLIFALLLRAK